Proteins encoded together in one Pelagicoccus albus window:
- the fliN gene encoding flagellar motor switch protein FliN, which translates to MNMLEETKDLGLLMDVKVKLTVQLGSCRMPMREVMELVPGSVIQLNQEAKDPVGLYINDKLIAYGEVVVVEDNFGIKITEMANG; encoded by the coding sequence ATGAACATGTTAGAAGAAACGAAAGACCTAGGCCTATTGATGGACGTGAAGGTAAAGCTTACCGTCCAGCTCGGATCTTGCCGCATGCCTATGCGGGAGGTCATGGAGCTCGTGCCAGGTTCGGTGATCCAGCTTAACCAAGAAGCCAAGGATCCAGTTGGCCTCTATATCAACGACAAGCTCATCGCTTACGGTGAAGTCGTGGTGGTAGAAGACAATTTCGGCATCAAGATCACCGAGATGGCAAACGGCTAG